From Drosophila busckii strain San Diego stock center, stock number 13000-0081.31 unplaced genomic scaffold, ASM1175060v1 chrUn_07, whole genome shotgun sequence, one genomic window encodes:
- the LOC108598777 gene encoding protein Z600 yields the protein MANSETSQVMQRFYNLKLVETPRPSKREQGRRECYSEEILKKSQVPATPCAGSATFLTELKKRRKTKMKRTYNYEMDQHFIKARKSLNF from the coding sequence ATGGCAAACAGTGAAACTAGCCAAGTAATGCAACGCTTCTACAATTTGAAACTTGTTGAAACTCCACGACCGTCAAAGCGAGAGCAAGGAAGACGAGAATGCTACTCAGAAGAAATCCTCAAGAAATCCCAGGTGCCTGCAACTCCCTGCGCTGGAAGTGCTACGTTTTTAACGGAACTGAAGAAACGACGAAAGACCAAAATGAAACGTACCTATAACTATGAGATGGACCAGCATTTCATTAAAGCTAGAAAGTCACTTAATTTTTAg
- the LOC108598836 gene encoding BLOC-1-related complex subunit 6, with protein MSRRSQDIPIRPRYGYTTETEEAAGDIHHNMSHQRGNNRVTPASYSEIPFLAQYPHNVVQDITPTAVKLPPTDSGSESYVNLDSGEEDDDEDPSNSSSKDSSNELNRGKPKSFQSKLPYELDSNTNDATRSTGGMHHFVAYNLEAKLRATTESVASEQATRSSLNAPISRFLQSKNIPQVDGSVLSDIELEAQYLATSVDNLVENLGNLLHSISSITADNVDVHKNAVKKLTDALDANIKCQYQLLAKTEEITKSMRPTEQLAQRIREIKRLVDMLDSTM; from the exons atgtCCAGACGAAGCCAAGATATTCCAATACGTCCACGGTACGGCTATACAACTGAAACAGAGG AAGCAGCAGGCGATATTCATCATAATATGTCGCATCAGCGAGGGAACAACAGAGTAACACCCGCTTCTTATTCAGAGATTCCATTCCTGGCGCAGTACCCGCACAATGTTGTGCAAGATATTACACCCACAGCTGTAAAACTTCCGCCAACAGATAGTGGAAGCGAGAGCTATGTCAACTTAGACTCTGGAGAggaagatgatgatgaagatcCCAGCAATAGCAGCTCTAAGGACAGCTCGAACGAGCTGAATAGAGGAAAACCAAAATCATTTCAATCAA aattaCCATATGAACTGGATAGCAATACGAACGACGCTACTAGAAGTACGGGTGGCATGCATCATTTTGTAGCATACAACCTAGAAGCAAAACTGCGTGCTACGACCGAGAGTGTTGCTTCCGAACAGGCAACGCGATCGTCATTGAACGCACCGATCTCAAGATTTCTACAATCGAAAAATATACCCCAAGTGGATGGCAGTGTTCTAAGCGACATTGAGCTCGAGGCACAATATTTGGCCACATCTGTAGATAATTTAGTTGAGAATCTTGGAAACTTGTTGCACTCTATATCTTCTATAACTGCTGATAATGTTGACGTTCACAAAAATGCAGTGAAAAAGCTTACAGACGCCTTAGacgcaaatattaaatgccaaTACCAATTGCTGGCTAAAACTGAGGAGATTACAAAATCTATGCGACCTACCGAGCAGCTAGCTCAGCGCAT ACGAGAAATAAAGCGTCTAGTGGATATGTTAGACAGCACAATGTAG
- the LOC108598776 gene encoding uncharacterized protein LOC108598776: MYTVNRGPSKIVAKTRRGLAQNFEKFDSIKKNGNNSFDLNSAEKNKNIPRPVFQQSFASKRIAPTKLIEDEVITPQHEEIIRYINDSWNILVAQNPYDASTAKSDGKADANNNNTSSLVPPNPVDSIISNTPIAASAAPAVWVEPPSPALNDFKPFDLESWWGRRLFHNITKSL; encoded by the exons ATGTACACTGTTAACAGGGGACCcagcaaaattgttgctaaaacaCGTCGAG GCTTGGCGCAAAACTTTGAAAAGTTTGATAGCATCAAGAAGAATGGTAACaacagctttgatttaaatagtGCCGAGAAGAATAAAAA catCCCGCGTCCTGTATTCCAACAAAGCTTCGCATCAAAACGCATTGCACCAACAAAGCTTATAGAGGATGAGGTGATAACCCCACAGCATGAGGAGATTATACGCTATATAAACGACT ctTGGAACATATTGGTTGCTCAAAATCCTTACGATGCAAGCACAGCTAAATCAGACGGCAAGGCTGATGCGAACAAtaacaacaccagcagctTAGTACCACCAAATCCTGTGGACAGCATAATATCCAATACACCAATTGCTGCGTCTGCAGCACCCGCTGTTTGGGTAGAGCCACCAAGCCCAGCACTAAATGACTTTAAGCCTTTCGACCTGGAGTCGTGGTGGGGACGCCGTCTGTTCCACAACATTACTAAGAGCCTCTAG